CAAAAATTAATTCAGGCGATCGCGAATTTAACATTATTTGGCATAGTGTATGTTAATTTTGGTGATATTCAAGGCCCGGTTTTACACCAAAAGCTGTTGGATTTCATTTTCTGGTCTGTTTGCGCCGACGCCGGAATACCCAAACAGCAAATGCCAGAACCAAGCCCCCAAGAACAATTTTGGATACAGGAGCAAGGTACTCGTCCACAACTTCATACTTACTACCCAAGAAATATCCTGAGTATGTTAGCAAACCTACCCAGGCGGCGCTACCCAGGGTTGTGTAAAATAAAAAGGGTAGCAAGTGCATATTGCTAATGCCTGCGGGAACGGAAATCAAAGTCCGGATTCCCGGTACAAGCCTACCAATAAACACTGCTTTATTACCTTGAGTGTCAAACCAACGTTTGGCTTTGGCGATATCTCTGCTGGATATGGCTAACCATTTCCCGTGCTTATCAGCCAAATCTTTTAAGCGTTGTTCACCTAATAACTTACCTGGGTAATACCAGATCAGTGCGCCCAATACAGAACCCAACACCCCGGCGATAAACACGCCAATGATATTGAGTTTTGCCCCTCCAGGGAGATCGGGACTGGCCGTAAATCCTGCCAATGGCATAATTAATTCTGAGGGGATGGGGGGAAAGAGGTTCTCTAGGAACATCAGTAGAGCGATTCCCCAATAACCCAAGGAGTTGATTGTATTAGTTATCCATTCGAGCATCGAGTCGATTCCTGAAATTTCTGCACCTGTATACTTGCTACATTCACCCTTAGCTTTCTCAAACCTTAATTATCCAAACTTGCTGGAGTCAAGATAACTTGGCTTGATGAAATTGGCAATTAAACTCATAAACAACTTCATGGGAGTGGGCAGAAAATCCCAAATTTTGATTAAATAATTGGGAATTTTCTGCTCGCCCTCAGCTTTTAGACAGTCTGGGTTAATGATTGTACTCTTGGTTCCGATTGCCAGTCTAATGGGTTCCAAACCCTATCTTCCAGAGCCATCTGCTCAATTAAACTTGCTAATCTCAGAGCTTTGAGTGCTTGTTCACCACCAACGGAAGGTTGATTACCACCATGTACACAGTTGACAAAATGTTCTAACTCTGCACTGAGGGGTTGAATGTTAGTGGTGTAGACTTTCTCAATTACACCATCCTGTCTGTAGAGTACTTGCCGATGGTCACTCACACAGTTGGGATTGGTTTGTCGGTGAATCAAAATTTCATTTTTGAGAAAATCTGCCTCAGTAAATGAATTTTTGCAATGGGCGACAATTCGGCGAATTTTCCGGTGAGTCACTTTGCTGGCAGTTAAAGTGGCTACAATACCATTGGCAAATCCCAAGGTAGCAGTCACGTAATCTA
The Gloeotrichia echinulata CP02 DNA segment above includes these coding regions:
- a CDS encoding DedA family protein, translated to MLEWITNTINSLGYWGIALLMFLENLFPPIPSELIMPLAGFTASPDLPGGAKLNIIGVFIAGVLGSVLGALIWYYPGKLLGEQRLKDLADKHGKWLAISSRDIAKAKRWFDTQGNKAVFIGRLVPGIRTLISVPAGISNMHLLPFLFYTTLGSAAWVGLLTYSGYFLGSKYEVVDEYLAPVSKIVLGGLVLAFAVWVFRRRRKQTRK